The segment ATCGACAGGCTCGGCAGATTCGGCACCGCTTCCTTCGTATCGATCGCGGCGTTTGAGCGCAGGACGACATCGAACGAGCGCCAAGCAATGATGACGTTACCGAGAACGAGCAGCGCGACGGGAGCAACGATGCCGATCAAAACCTCTTACCTGGCGGCGTCTACCGCCGCGTTGGTTGCCGCTTTGACGCTGGCATCCTGCAGCAGCGAGAGTTCGGAGCCGACGCCTCGCGCAGCGCCGCTTGCCGGAATTTTCAGCGCTCCGATGAGTGCGGCAGTCAGCCTGAGGTCTCGAGATAAGCCGTTACCGCGCGCTTTTGGGCGCGTGCGAGCCAGGCCTCAACGATGACGTCTTTCAGAAGGTTGGTCGAGATCTTCGGCAACCGGATCAGTACTGCCGGATAGCCGTCGAAATGCGGCGTCGTAAAGAATACCCGCGGATTACTCGCGAGCAGCACTTCCTTCATCTCCAGATCCGCGACGCGCACTCCTAAAATCGGACCGTCCGGCGCTTTCTCGCGCAGTGCGGCGAGATCGGATTTCCTCAGCGGGCGTTCCCACGTAAAGAACTTACCGTTGACCAGCCAGGCGGCGTTGCCGGCCTTCGTCGTCTCCTCGGCGGCGCCGGGCAGCGCCAGAGCAATCCGCCTGACGTCGCGCCAAGTCGCCATATCTGCCTAGTGGGAGGGTTACTGGGGCCGGCTTATCGCCGCGCCGACCGGATTGGAAACGATGCCGGCGCCAAAGGTCTTGAGCGCCGCGCCGCCGCTCGGATAGTTGTATTTCAGGACGGCCGACGCGCTTTCGTCCTGCGTGTTGGAATTCGGCACGACCGTTCGCCCGCGATCGAGGTCGAACTGCCAAGTCGCAACGGCGCCGCTCAGCGGCGTCGAACCGGTGAGGCTACCGTTGGAGCCGCCGATCGAAAACCGATAGATAACGGCGTTATACACGTCGCCGACGGCGACGCTTGTGCCGTCCCAGGCAACGCCGCCCGCCAACGAGATCGGCTGATTGAGAGCGATCTTGTGATAGCGCTTTCCCCGCGCCTTCAGTTCGCCGAAGGTAAAGTTGTCGAACGAGGCGTCCTCGCCGTCGATGAACAGGTTGCCCTTCGGATCGTAGGCGCACGAATATGGATGATCCATCACCTTATAAAACGACGGGGTGCCGGACGGCGCCGGGAAGATCGCCATGTCGCCGGGCCGGTTCGGGTTTCCGCTGCCGGTGTTGGCCACGGTGAGTTCGCCCGTAATCGGATTGACGTCGCAGGAGCCCGGATAGGCGCCTAGGCGATCGTTAAAGGTGGCAATCGGATTCGCGCCGCCGTGTGCGTATTCGAGGATCGTCGAGCCGAGCGCGTTCGGGATGAAAACATCGCCCTTCGAGTCGCTGCAGAGGCCGCCGGGCGCCGAGAATCCAGTCAGTGTCCCGGCAAGTTTGCCCTGCGGGTAGGTGAACACGTAGACGTCGTAGGTCGCGTCGTCGGAAACGTAGAGCAGTTCGCGGTTCTTCGCATCGGGCGTCATCCAGGAGTGCCCCGCGTCAGGGCGAGCGAGCAAGCCCGTTGCCAGCCACGGCAGGCGCGCTGCGGCCCGCTGCGTTGCCGCGGCAGCCGGTATGGTCGCGCCCGTGGGTGTCACGGCGGACTGGCCGGCGCACCCCGCAAAAAGTGTAGCCCCAAAGCAAAGAGCAACGCCGACGATCCGTCCCATGGAGCAATGATAGCGTCCCCCCGAACGCTGCCCAAGGGCCGGACTTACCCTTCGAGTGGGACCTTTGGACCGTCGAGGCGCTGGCCGAACGTAAGTGTGTTGCCCTCGGCGTCGACGAAGGCCGCGCGGCGGAAGAGCCCGGGTGCGGTTTCGATCTCGGGAGACGCGGCGCCACGGGCTGCGATCCCCGCTAGATATTCGTCCAGATCGGAGAGCAAGATCGTCACCAGCGCCTTGCCGGCACGCGCGACATCGCGAACGATGTAGACCCACGCCGTCTGCGTGACGCGCCACATCGCCTCGGCATCCTCCCTGACGACCACGTCGGGGTGCCGTCCGAAGAGAGCCTCGTACCACGCAATCGCACGTGGATAATCTGCGACCGCTATTCCCGCAAAGGCGTGCTCGATCTCCGGCGCCGTCGCCTTACGCCGATGGAGCGCGAAGCGGTTGCCATCGGGATCTTTTGCAAAGCACACCGAGCACGCCGGAAACTCGTAGACGTCGCTGGCCTCGACGCCGCGCTCCAGTAAACGCTGCTGTGCCGCGACGATATCGGCAACTTCGAAGTTGAGCCCGCTGCTCGTTCCAGGCTCGTATCCCGGCGGGTCGCCGTCGACCGCAAAGCTGCTCGACCCGACGTTAAATTCGACGAAACCTTCGTTGAACGCTCTCCCGATCTCCAACCCGAGGACGTCGCGGTAAAACGCAACCGCGCGAGGCACATCGCGAGCGGAGTACGCGATAAAGGCGATGTCTTTGATCACGTCACCTCACCGGCACGGCGTGGTGTGCCTTCGGCTGCGTTTCGGTCTGCAGTTGGCCGCACGCTGCGGCGATATCCCGCCCCATGTTCTGGCGAACGGTGACCGGAACGCCGGCCTTGTCGAGGGTTGCGGCAAACTCCCAGATGCGCGCGTCGCTCGTAGCGGCAAACGGGCCGTCGGGCGTCGAGTTGTAGGGAATCAGATTGACGTGATAGAGGCGGCCGCGCATCAAGGCCGCCAGCTCGAGCGCACATTTCTGGCTATCGTTCACGCCGGCCAGCATAACGTACTCGAAGAAGACCTTGCGATGCGTGCGCGCGACGTAGCGCTCGCAGGCCGCCATCAGCTGCGCGATCGGATAGCGCCGGTTGACCGGCATGAACCCCGAGCGAACGCTGTCGTTGGGCGCATGCAGCGAGATCGCGAGGTTCACCTGCGTGTGCTCTTCGGCGAACGCGTCGATTTTGTCGACGAGCCCGACGGTTGAGATCGTGATATGGCGATGCCCTAAGCCGAAGCCGTTGGCATCTTTTAGCAGCGCGACGGCCTCCATCACCGCTTCGTAGTTGTGAAACGGCTCGCCCATTCCCATGAAGACGACGTTGGTGATCCGTTTGCCTCGCGTCGCGAGTTCGCGCGCGAAGAACCACGCTTGATCGAAGATTTCGCCGGCGGTGAGATTCCGATTGAAACCGGCCTGACCGGTCGAGCAGAAGGCGCAGGCAAAAGCGCAGCCTGCCTGCGAGGAGACGCAGAGCGTCGTGCGATCGCCGTAGTGCTCCATCAGTACCGCTTCGACTTCCTTCCCGTCGCCCAAGCGAAAGAGGCCTTTTGTCGTCTGCCGGTCGTTCGAATGCTGCAGCACGAGCGGCTCGATTACCGAGAACCGGACGCTGCGCTCGGCCAGCGCCGTTCGCAGCTCCTTCGGCAGAGTCGTCACCTCGCTCGGTGCGGCGACCAGCTCTTTGTTCGCCGCTCGATAGAGCTGGCGTAAGCGGTAGGGTTTCAGGTCGAAGTGTGCGGCGAATTCGCCGGGTCCCGAGAAGTCGGCTCTGGCAACAACGTCGCGCAACCAAATCTCGAGCGGATCGCGAGTCATTCGAAGAGTCCGGCCTGCACGGCTTGCGCCGCGGCCTCCTCCGGCGGCGGCTCCTTCGGCTCGTCGAGCTTCGCGCGCACGGCTTTGAGGTCGCTCCACACCAGGCGTTTGACGGCCCCGATCTCCCCGCCGGTCTGACGCAGAATGTACGCGGGGTGAAACGTTACCATCAACGGTGTTTCCCGCGGTCCAGAGTACCACCGTCCTCGCATCTTCGTGATTTGAAAGTCTCGGCCGAGAAATGACTTTGCCGCCGGAGCACCGAGCGCCAAAATCACCTCGGGCGCGATGATCTCGATCTGCTCGTCGAGGAACGGGCGACAGTTCGCCATCTCCTCGAGCTCGGGCGCGCGGTTGCGCCGGCCATTGGGGCCGGCAAAGGTCGGCCGGCACTTCACGGTATTACAGATGTAGACGTCTTCGCGCGGCAGGTCGATGGCACCAAGCATTCGGTCGAGCAGCTGGCCGGCTCTGCCAACGAAGGGCCGTCCGAGCTGATCTTCGGTCTCGCCGGGTCCTTCGCCGACGACCATGAGCCGCGCGCCCGGATCCCCTTCGCCGTACACGTTGTTTTGGCGCTCGTATCCGATTGCGCAGCGCCGGCACGCGCTGGCGGCACCCGCTGCGCCGGCCAGCAGTTCGCGGCGTCGCTCGCGCTCGGCCTCGTTCACCGTCGCGGATCCTCCGAACTCAGCGAGACTGCCTTGCCGAAGGCGACTACCTTGCACGAGCCGTCGCCGCCCTCGGTAACGTAAAACTGCAAGCCGATCACGGCATTTGCGCCCAGCGATTCGGCCCGCCGCCGCAACGCTTCGAGCGCTTCGCCGCGCAGCTGCTCGGCATCGCTCAAGAACTCCGTACTCGCCAATCCGATCAGCATGCCCAGGCTGCGAAAGGTCGCGCGGAGGCGATTGCGGGGCCGCGACGCGCTTCCGGAGACGTATCCGAAGTTGTCCACCGTCCGGTAGCCTTCGAGATCTTCGAAGGTTACGAGGTTCGGAGCATCCGAAGAGGCGGGCATGCCGCAGGTTTCACCGTCGGTGCTCATCATCCGCCTGGACGCAATCGGCGACGCGCTCGCGTTGACGCCGGCGATTGCAGCCTTGCGCCAACGCGCGATTCCTGTCGACGTCGTCCTGCGATCCGCCAACGAGCACGCATTTGCCCCAAGCGCAGTACGCGACGTCGTCGTCGCAGCTTTCGAGCTGCGCTCCGATACGCCCGCGAACGTTCGGGAGATCGAGCGTCTCGGAGGCGAGCTGCGCGAACGCAAGTATTCGCACGTTCTCGTCGCCACTGAGGACGCCGGCGGCTACCGCCTCGCGGCGGCAGTAGACGCGCCGGTCCGTATCGGGTTTGAAGACATTGCCCGCAAGCCGTTTAAAGCGTTATGGTCGCGCCGCTTTCTGACGCAGAGTATCTACCGCTCCGCCCGTTTGACGGCCGCTACCGTACACGAATGCGAGACGCTGTTTCGTCTGGCCGCGCCGCTTCTCGACGACGCCGCGCCGACGCGCGATCTCGCGCAGCTGCGGCCGCTCGTTCTCGACGCGCAGCCCCCCGCCGACGGTCGTATCGCCGTGCAGGTGACCGATAAATGGGAACGTCTCGGCATACGCTTCGAAGAGGTTGTCGAGCTCGTCCGCCGGCTCGCTTCGGCCGGCGAGTTGAACCTTATTTCGTCGCGCAACGAGTCGAACTATGCGCAGCGTCTCAACGACGCGACGGACATCGCGATAGAGTACTTTGACGATACGGCCACGTGGAAAGCCGCGATCGCCGCAGCGCCGGCGATCGTCGCACCGGACTCGGGCGCGCTGCAGGTTGCCGGCATGGTCGGCACGCCGATCGTCGCCGTCTTTCCCGACGAATCGCTCTTCGCCGCGCGCGTGGCGCGCTGGGCGCCATGGGCCGCGCCGCATCGCGTGGTACGCGCGAGCAGCGGCTGGACGACGCTCGCCGCCGACGCGCTCGCGCAGCTGCTTTAAGGAGTGTGCTCCTAGTTGCAGCGCCCGATGCGGCGGTACAACGTAATGCCTTGCATGCGCGCAATCGGCGCGTACCGGCGTTCGGCCACCAGGCGCGCGAACCGGTTGCCGTACTCCTGCAGCCGCGCCGACTCGGGGAAATCGAAATCGAGTAAGACGAAGCACGCGCGCGTCTCTCGCGAGGCAAGTTCCGGCAGCAGACGCGCCAGCGGTTCGCGGCTCGCCAGGTGTGTGTAGGCTTCTTCTTGCGTCGCCAAACTGACGCCGCGCGGCAGGGTTTGTAAAAACGTGTCGAGCTCCACGTCGCGCGCCGCGATAGGCCGCAAATTCAAGCGGGGATGCAGCGGGTCGGCGACCGCAAACTCGACGACGCAGAGCGCAATGCAGGCAAAAAGCACGAGGCGCAACCGCCGCGGTGCGATTCGCCCCAGCGCCAGCGCGAATGCAAACAGAACGTATCCGATCCACGCGCCGGCGTAGTGCGAACCCATCGTGTACGTCGTCGACATGCGGGAGAGGAGCACTTCGGCGAGCGGAGCGGCCGCAAGCCATATCGCGGACGAGCGAAACGGCAGAAAGAGCAGCGGGCCGAAGGCCAGGAGAATGAAGCCGAGCCGTGCCGGCAGCGTCCCGAGCAGTGCGCGAGCATCGTCCCCGCTCCACTCGTAAAAGCGCAGCGGCTGCCACGGCAGCGCCGGCGCGGCCGCCGCTCGCGGAGCAATCAGCGCAAAGTACGCAGCAAACGTTAGAACGCTCGCCACGGCGATCGTTCCGGCGACGACCCCGCGTTTCGTTCCGCGAAACTTCCAGGCGCCGAGTGCACCCGCGATCGCGAGGAAGATCGCCTGATCTTCCTTGATCGAGAGCGTCACGATCGCGCCGGCTACCGTTCCCGCCAGCGAACCGCTCTCGAAAGCATAGAGCGTCCATACGACCGCCGCGGGCGCGAAGCCGTTCTCGTGGAAATCGCCGAAGATCAGGCCGGCAAGCGGCGGATAGAGCCACGCCGCCACGGCGGCCAGGCGCGCCGCGCGCACGTCCGCGCGAGCGCGACGGACCAGCGCGTAGACCGGCGGCGCGACAAGTGCGCCCGCGATCGCCTGCAGCGCGATGAGCGTGAAGGGCGATCGCACGAGCGCCACGGCAACCCCGACCGCGTAGAGCACGGGCGAGAAATGGAACGCCCAGTGGCTGCCTTCGATCGGATTGCAGAAGCAGCCGAACGCGCTGGCGGCAGTCTGCGCGAAGATCCCGAAGTCGACGAGGTTGCGGTGGACGTCGTATTTGAGCGTGCCCAGCGACGTCAGAAGCACCGCATAGACGATGCACCCGATCCAGAGGAAACGATCGCGCACGGAACGGCTAAGGGACGCCGCTCGCGCTGCGTTGCTGCAGGTAGGGCCAGACGAACGGATCGATGTCGCCGTCGAGCACTGCGCTTACGTTTCCGGTCTCGACGTTGGTCCGGTGATCCTTCACCAGCTGATACGGCTGCAGCACGTACGAGCGGATCTGCGAGCCCCATTCGTTGGCCTGGCGCTCGCCGCGCAGATCGTCGAGCTTA is part of the Candidatus Cybelea sp. genome and harbors:
- a CDS encoding heavy metal-binding domain-containing protein, with product MPASSDAPNLVTFEDLEGYRTVDNFGYVSGSASRPRNRLRATFRSLGMLIGLASTEFLSDAEQLRGEALEALRRRAESLGANAVIGLQFYVTEGGDGSCKVVAFGKAVSLSSEDPRR
- a CDS encoding MmcQ/YjbR family DNA-binding protein translates to MATWRDVRRIALALPGAAEETTKAGNAAWLVNGKFFTWERPLRKSDLAALREKAPDGPILGVRVADLEMKEVLLASNPRVFFTTPHFDGYPAVLIRLPKISTNLLKDVIVEAWLARAQKRAVTAYLETSG
- a CDS encoding uracil-DNA glycosylase; amino-acid sequence: MNEAERERRRELLAGAAGAASACRRCAIGYERQNNVYGEGDPGARLMVVGEGPGETEDQLGRPFVGRAGQLLDRMLGAIDLPREDVYICNTVKCRPTFAGPNGRRNRAPELEEMANCRPFLDEQIEIIAPEVILALGAPAAKSFLGRDFQITKMRGRWYSGPRETPLMVTFHPAYILRQTGGEIGAVKRLVWSDLKAVRAKLDEPKEPPPEEAAAQAVQAGLFE
- the rlmN gene encoding 23S rRNA (adenine(2503)-C(2))-methyltransferase RlmN — translated: MTRDPLEIWLRDVVARADFSGPGEFAAHFDLKPYRLRQLYRAANKELVAAPSEVTTLPKELRTALAERSVRFSVIEPLVLQHSNDRQTTKGLFRLGDGKEVEAVLMEHYGDRTTLCVSSQAGCAFACAFCSTGQAGFNRNLTAGEIFDQAWFFARELATRGKRITNVVFMGMGEPFHNYEAVMEAVALLKDANGFGLGHRHITISTVGLVDKIDAFAEEHTQVNLAISLHAPNDSVRSGFMPVNRRYPIAQLMAACERYVARTHRKVFFEYVMLAGVNDSQKCALELAALMRGRLYHVNLIPYNSTPDGPFAATSDARIWEFAATLDKAGVPVTVRQNMGRDIAAACGQLQTETQPKAHHAVPVR
- a CDS encoding VOC family protein encodes the protein MIKDIAFIAYSARDVPRAVAFYRDVLGLEIGRAFNEGFVEFNVGSSSFAVDGDPPGYEPGTSSGLNFEVADIVAAQQRLLERGVEASDVYEFPACSVCFAKDPDGNRFALHRRKATAPEIEHAFAGIAVADYPRAIAWYEALFGRHPDVVVREDAEAMWRVTQTAWVYIVRDVARAGKALVTILLSDLDEYLAGIAARGAASPEIETAPGLFRRAAFVDAEGNTLTFGQRLDGPKVPLEG
- a CDS encoding DUF2079 domain-containing protein encodes the protein MRDRFLWIGCIVYAVLLTSLGTLKYDVHRNLVDFGIFAQTAASAFGCFCNPIEGSHWAFHFSPVLYAVGVAVALVRSPFTLIALQAIAGALVAPPVYALVRRARADVRAARLAAVAAWLYPPLAGLIFGDFHENGFAPAAVVWTLYAFESGSLAGTVAGAIVTLSIKEDQAIFLAIAGALGAWKFRGTKRGVVAGTIAVASVLTFAAYFALIAPRAAAAPALPWQPLRFYEWSGDDARALLGTLPARLGFILLAFGPLLFLPFRSSAIWLAAAPLAEVLLSRMSTTYTMGSHYAGAWIGYVLFAFALALGRIAPRRLRLVLFACIALCVVEFAVADPLHPRLNLRPIAARDVELDTFLQTLPRGVSLATQEEAYTHLASREPLARLLPELASRETRACFVLLDFDFPESARLQEYGNRFARLVAERRYAPIARMQGITLYRRIGRCN